In Streptomyces puniciscabiei, a single genomic region encodes these proteins:
- the speB gene encoding agmatinase, which translates to MSSNETPRGPVDSSRIPRYAGPATFARLPRLDEVGTADVAVVGVPFDSGVSYRPGARFGGNAIREASRLLRPYNPAQDASPFALAQVADGGDIAVNPFNINEAVETIEAAADELLGTGARLMTLGGDHTIALPLLRSVAKKHGPVALLHFDAHLDTWDTYFGAEYTHGTPFRRAVEEGILDTSALSHVGTRGPLYGKQDLTDDEKMGFGIVTSADIYRRGADEVADQLRQRIGDRPLYISIDIDCLDPAHAPGTGTPEAGGMTSRELLEILRGLASCNLVSADVVEVAPAYDHAEITSVAASHTAYELTTIMSRQIAAARNA; encoded by the coding sequence ATGAGCAGCAACGAGACGCCCCGCGGCCCCGTCGACTCCTCCCGCATCCCGCGGTACGCCGGCCCCGCGACCTTCGCCCGGCTGCCCCGCCTGGACGAGGTCGGCACCGCCGACGTCGCCGTGGTGGGCGTGCCGTTCGACTCCGGCGTCTCGTACCGGCCGGGCGCCCGTTTCGGCGGCAACGCCATCCGCGAGGCGTCCCGGCTGCTGCGCCCGTACAACCCCGCGCAGGACGCCTCTCCCTTCGCGCTGGCGCAGGTCGCGGACGGCGGCGACATCGCCGTGAACCCGTTCAACATCAACGAGGCCGTCGAGACGATCGAGGCCGCGGCGGACGAGCTGCTCGGCACGGGCGCCCGCCTGATGACCCTGGGCGGCGACCACACCATCGCGCTGCCGCTGCTGAGGAGCGTGGCGAAGAAGCACGGCCCGGTGGCGCTGCTCCACTTCGACGCCCACCTGGACACCTGGGACACCTACTTCGGCGCCGAGTACACGCACGGCACCCCGTTCCGCCGCGCGGTGGAGGAGGGCATCCTCGACACCTCCGCCCTCTCCCACGTCGGCACCCGCGGCCCGCTCTACGGCAAGCAGGACCTCACCGACGACGAGAAGATGGGCTTCGGCATCGTCACCTCGGCCGACATCTACCGCCGGGGCGCCGACGAGGTGGCCGACCAGCTGCGCCAGCGCATCGGCGACCGCCCGCTGTACATCTCCATCGACATCGACTGCCTCGACCCGGCGCACGCGCCCGGCACCGGCACCCCGGAGGCCGGCGGCATGACCTCCCGCGAGCTGCTGGAGATCCTGCGCGGCCTGGCATCCTGCAACCTGGTCTCGGCGGACGTGGTCGAGGTGGCGCCGGCCTA